The nucleotide window CAGTGAAATCACCGATCAGGAAGATCGGCGTGTGCCCGAGCTCCTGAAATGCGCGCAACTTCTCGAGCACGACCAGGTGGCCGAGGTGGAGATCGGGTGCCGAGGGATCGGCGCCCAGCTTCACACGGAGGGGCCGTCCGTTCGCGATCGCTTCCCCGAGCCGCACGCGCAGCTCCGCCTCACCGACGAAGTCGATGCTCCCGCGCCGGATGCGTTCGAGCTGCCGCTCGACTTCGCGGGCCACTTCGCTCACTTCGTCCTCCACACGCCGCTCGGAGTGATCACGAGATCGACGGGCCGATCGTGCGGCTCCAGCGGGACCTCGCGAACGAGTTGTATATCGAACGCGACGCCGACCGTGACGGTGCCGGGCGCCTCCGCGATCAGCTGGTCGTAGTGGCCACCGCCACGTCCGAGCCGCGCGCCGGTCCTCGTGAACGCAACGCCGGGAACGAGGAGCAGATCCGCAGGGAGGAGCCGCGCGGGCGCACGATCGGCCGGCGCAGCGAGGAAACCTCGGTCGCTCGGAACGAGCTCGTCGCCTCGCGCTGCCGCGAGCTCGAGCACACCGTCAGGCGTGAGGCGCGGCCAGAGCAGCTCCTTGCCCTGCGCCGCGGCTGCCGAGGCGACCGCGGTGACCGAGAGCTCGCTGGGCAGAGCCGCGTACACGGCCACGCGAGGCGCCGCGGAAAACTCGGG belongs to Deltaproteobacteria bacterium and includes:
- a CDS encoding 5-formyltetrahydrofolate cyclo-ligase; protein product: MLAALRAISPESRAEFATSACARVVALPEFSAAPRVAVYAALPSELSVTAVASAAAAQGKELLWPRLTPDGVLELAAARGDELVPSDRGFLAAPADRAPARLLPADLLLVPGVAFTRTGARLGRGGGHYDQLIAEAPGTVTVGVAFDIQLVREVPLEPHDRPVDLVITPSGVWRTK